The following are from one region of the Trichoderma breve strain T069 chromosome 5, whole genome shotgun sequence genome:
- a CDS encoding regulator of G protein signaling domain-containing protein: protein MVSVYTLPPSPPNWDKVGVFYISWCASWTTFLITGMVFCWYNRNLPVLKIRGLLLSFSAIAFLHIYWILAQITYPIGATMPLVLAYDIQYFFMSLWFPLGVALFHASNLRFLRVARLQKQFTHPSRRVEPGCNGARTSWLCRLRNMDHTRRALLFIGLGMIVQVLLTVGMWVACRKYHPTFGIPGTELRGATIPEQLVDLGRGWEWWPSVLWQVIWTWIIAPFLIWRAWGIRDTMGWRTQTIGCCISNLHATPMFLISSYVPAFEKVNRYFTPSQWIHLSILMFEVFTVFVPVFQVFKFWLRQKKAARSNAKWGSSSDDTPPSPSSSEDWIFSSNTSSPKGKAIEMFQEDLGDRFLTMSALEMILNEDPHPLQEFSALRDFSGENIAFLTSVAKWKSSWNEKSGNEQKREIYNGALEIYVDYISPRDAEFPLNLASGELKRVEKIFEKAARIVCGEQNINPATPFDVEVAPWRCDTDGPFELTSRTTPRVKYDGEIPDAFDVTVFDSIQSHIKYLVLTNTWPKFVEEMQARKRRSSETARTVRSEGTWKSGSTITNRIKHLVHQII, encoded by the exons ATGGTATCTGTTTACACTCTTCCGCCGAGTCCCCCCAACTGGGACAAGGTTGGCGTATTCTACATCTCTTGGTGTGCATCATGGACAACGTTTCTCATCACAGGCATGGTTTTCTGCTGGTATAACAGGAACCTCCCTGTACTAAAGATTCGCGGCCTGCTACTGTCTTTCTCCGCTATTGCATTTCTGCACATATACTGGATCCTCGCACAAATCACATATCCCATTGGGGCGACTATGCCACTAGTCCTCGCATACGACATTCAGTATTTCTTCATGAGTCTCTGGTTCCCTCTGGGAGTCGCACTCTTCCACGCGTCCAATCTCCGCTTCCTTCGCGTGGCAAGACTGCAGAAACAGTTTACTCATCCTTCCCGTCGGGTAGAACCTGGCTGCAATGGCGCGAGAACTTCGTGGCTTTGCCGCCTAAGAAACATGGACCATACAAGGCGAGCCTTGCTTTTTATTGGCCTCGGAATGATTGTCCAG GTCCTCCTCACCGTCGGTATGTGGGTAGCATGTCGAAAATACCATCCGACATTTGGCATTCCTGGTACCGAACTTCGTGGCGCGACGATCCCCGAGCAGCTGGTGGACTTGGGTCGAGGGTGGGAATGGTGGCCGTCCGTCTTATGGCAGGTCATCTGGACTTGGATC ATTGCACCTTTTCTGATCTGGCGGGCATGGGGAATCCGCGATACCATGGGATGGCGCACACAAACCATCGGCTGCTGTATCTCCAA TCTTCACGCGACACCAATGTTCCTAATATCGTCCTATGTCCCTGCCTTTGAAAAGGTCAACCGATATTTCACGCCAAGCCAATG GATTCATCTATCCATCCTTATGTTTGAAGTATTCACTGTTTTTGTTCCTGTCTTCCAGGTGTTCAAATTTTGGCTTCGGCAAAAGAAGGCAGCGCGTTCAAATGCCAAATGGGGTTCTTCCTCTGACGATACGCCGCCCAGCCCATCTTCCTCAGAAGACTGGattttctcttccaacaCCTCAAGCCCAAAGGGGAAAGCTATTGAAATGTTTCAGGAAGATCTAGGCGATCGTTTTTTAACCATGAGCGCCCTCGAAATGATCCTCAACGAGGATCCACATCCTCTGCAAGAATTCTCTGCACTGAGAGACTTTTCCGGAGAAAACATCGCCTTCTTAACAAGCGTTGCGAAATGGAAGTCATCATGGAATGAGAAGTCGGGCAATGAACAGAAGCGCGAAATTTATAATGGCGCTCTAGAGATTTACGTCGACTATATCAGCCCCAGAGACGCCGAGTTTCCTCTGAATCTGGCCTCTGGCGAGCTCAAACGCGTCGAGAAGATTTTCGAAAAAGCCGCTCGTATCGTCTGTGGAGAGCAAAACATCAACCCCGCAACTCCTTTCGACGTTGAAGTTGCCCCTTGGCGGTGTGATACTGATGGTCCGTTCGAACTAACCAGCAGGACCACTCCCAGGGTGAAATATGACGGCGAGATTCCTGATGCTTTTGACGTGACGGTGTTTGACAGCATACAGAGCCATATCAAGTATCTGGTTTTGACGAATACATGGCCCAAGTTTGTAGAAGAGATGCAGGCTAGAAAACGACGATCGAGCGAAACGGCGCGGACAGTGAGAAGCGAGGGCACGTGGAAGTCTGGGTCAACAATCACGAATCGGATCAAACATCTGGTCCATCAAATAATTTAG